The window GGTTCTTTATTAATGTGAAGTGAGCTCTGTCCAATGGAATTAACATCCGCATTAAACTGGATTTACTGTACATGGCTGTTCTATCTCCACAACAGCGATTAAACCAGGTTATATTTTAAGTGGGTAAACTGTAAAAGTATGGGGTGACACAATTCAACTAGTAGCTAGTTGACTGGTGCTTGTCATAAAATAATCACATCAGAATTTATGTTTAATAAATAGATACATAATAAAAGTaagaataaaatagaaaatactgTACCTGCTTAGCTAGGATTAGCTAGCTAGACATTTAGTCTAATCATAGTCATAATCATATGCTCCTAATTTATTTGTATTCTGTAATGTTAAAAATTAGTAGTGCAGTAAAATTTCATTGTAAATGAACTCAAATATGAGTAACTGTACTATGACTTAATTTTTTCATTATCAAAATGTACCATTGGAGGGGAAATGTACTCGCGTGTTACGTCTATGGTACATCTTGTTTTGCAACCTAATatttcttttgcatttttacaaggttgtttgtgttttccagTGGGGTATCAGCTTGGTGCCTATGCTAACTCGGTGCCTGGAACAGTGCAGAGCTTGTCGCTTAAAGGAGTGGTGGGGGAGCTGAAGGCCTTGTGGGAAATGGCACAAAAGGTGCCTGATCTCTTGTGCCTTCACTTGGACCTGTGCTGCCATGAAAGGCACAGCTTTATTGCTGAGGTTCCTCAGCTTTTCCCTAAGCTTCAAATCCTGAAAATTAGGTCAGAGCTTCATCTTCAGTAATAGAATTCAAATCTGTCATGTATGTTATATAAATGCTGaatctttttatgtttttgttcttttagacACCACAATGTTCCTGAAACAGAGTTTCTTCAGCTTTCACAGATGTCCTATCTTAAGTGCGTAGAGGTTTTAGATCCTCACAATTTGAGCCCCAATTCAGCTCTAATGGATCTGACTCACAAACTGCACATCCAGACCAACAACAGAGTCCATGTGATTTATTCCTCAGAACCAAAGGATCGAAATGTTTGCTTTTGTGCAAAATCTTGTTtcaatttttctgttccaccttaaatggcgccgcgttacattctggcacctcaggcaccattgaAGGTGGAACAGGTAAATTCGgacgagaagctggagaacaagAACCTGACTTCATCTTCGTAAAAAGTAGACCAttcagagacattttataagaaactgtTGTACTTTTGTGTAAAAGTTTCCAGTTGGtgatgcaagaaaagtggctacagctgaacTAAATTTTAAAGCAGAAGAAAGTCTGCATTgttgtttattatatttttactcTACACTAGGAAATTTGCATGTACTGAGACACAcgtacagccaagatggtaaaatggactcaaaatgttgtggctcccaaggtggtttgatttgttgaaaagacaaaatgactCTTACTAACATttggttgccgacccctgcaaTAGCTTTTATTGTAGTGAAGcgatgtttttaatgaaaatttatttttgccatttgtgaatcgattcagaatcatccACGTCCACATGCGATGCATATAAAATCGATTCCCCCCAGTTGCAGAAGAAGAGCATCAGGAGAGTGTGACATCAGTCTTTTAATTCCTTCAAGCATAAGTTGTATGAGGCCTTGAAATATTGTACCAGAAGCAGTTGGTAGCATTCTCCAAAGAGCATGGGTTCACATCTTTATTCATTTGATTTGGGTTGTCAGCTGGTAGTACAGAAATACTGATTTTATAGACACTGTATTTCCAGTTGTGAAGAAAATGAATTGCTCCAATGATTTCCTGCTAATTACTTggaaaggaataaaaaaaaatcttaagtaATTGCCTAAGCTGCTCTCTTGGTCACCTACAAAATCATATGGTTAGTGCCATCATCATGAGTTAATAACAGTGGCTTGTTTTCAGATTTGATTTTGCCTTTGCTAACCTTTAGTCACACTGTATAAGAGGGTGATTTTTGTCATTGATATGATCAGCTAACCATGAAGCATTTGCTGGATGACTcggcaaaaaaaaagtaaactaaTGCCAGACTAATGTCTTCTGAATGACTGCACAATTTTCATATGAAGAGAAATGTAAAACTATGGAATGGGAAACATGTGACACGTTCAGAAGACATGGTGTCTGACATGTTGCGTTAGCAAACATGGTGGCCCGACGCCTTAATGAGAGACACTACTTGTACCACTGTATGTATAGCTCAATAAATATTGCCCGtatcagtgtatatactgtCAATGATGTGTGCAAAGAGTCTGTCATGCCTTAGTTAAGTCAGCTAGGGGAAAATGCAGTTGGATTTTTGAACAGGAATTTCTGCTGCTGACATTAAGCACACTGCCAACAAAGCACTGGGTAAAGTACAAAATGTCACTGGCTCAGTCAAATCCCTACATGACCCATCTGAAAATGTATGGAGAAGGTGCTCCTTTGACATTTTTCTGAACTACAACAGTTCAGTGAGACAAATGAGAAAACACTGATAAATTGAATCACAAAATGTTAGACAAAATTATTTTATGGGACGATGATGCCTTAAAGGGGAAGTGCTCTGAAGTTCAATGATAGTCTTGAAGTTCAACTGTCAGTCTAGTGAACATTCAAGAGTAAACTGTTTTTGGATAGTTGTTTACTTTCCATTCCAGAACATTTGAATGAAAGTTGAATGTAATTTGTCTCTATGCAGTACCAAAATAGCCTGATTAGCTTCAGTACTTCCTGAACAGGTTGTTATGAAGCGTTGATTGTTACTtgaacacaaatacattttcatctCTGTGTTAAAAGAAGCAACAACACTAAGTAAACCTGAGAAATGGCTCAGAGTGAACACTTGTAATATTATTTCCAAGGTCTGGGAACAGCTTTTCAAAGAGCTCATGTCCTCAAGCTTGAGAGCTGGCACTTAACCTGATGCAATAGGACCTAGATCAGGGGTCGGCAATTATTATGTTagttctttttttacattttagttcTAAATTAGAAGATTATTGTGATCtggaaatattaaaataaaattatattttattatttttcgtCACACTTGCGTCACACACGGAAGCAGTTATACTCGCCAAAATGCTGTCCATTTATCGCGACTTTCAACCCCAGGTAGGCCAAGTGTGGAGAAATGGAAGAAGAAAAATTTCTGAAGAAAGTAGAACATTTAATGATACCTGGGCAGATTCATTTGCGTTTACATCCGACGAGAGTGGCCTACCAGTATGCCTAATTTTTGGAGAAACACTGGCTAACAACAAAAGGTCAAATGTCGCAAGacatttacaaaataaacacagagccTTCGCTGAAAAATATCCTATATAATAGATGTCTGCTCCCAAGCATCAGTTATGGCGGTAATATACATAAAATCTATGGAATGTCCATAATTATCACTGAATCTATAGCATATTGTTGACAGGCTGTGCATTGTATTCAATGTGATTTGTAAACCATCATGTATGGTATAATCATTAACGTTTACGTCGTGTTGAGTGCGTGTGTTTTGCACATTAAAACTAGTAGCCGACTCATACTCGTCATTTAAACATTGCAATCGATCGCTAATAGACATCTGTGCCCAAACATCATTTGTGTCACTAACGCACAGATTGTTGTCTGACTCCCGATACCTTTTAGACcccattatttttgtttgtctgctttttttttgctgataattatttaaacaataATTTATCACCTACTGATGATGTGGTTTGTTTAATAGGTAAACaggaaaatgttttcaaattgcCAAACAATAACTACTTAGATGGTCCTGCAACAGACAATTTTGTTGAAGTTTTTAACTGTAAAACCCTGTTGAGTTAAATATTACGtctgttaaatatttaaaatgtgtattttgttcTTCGTGCATAACCTGTGTATAAGCCTACGCTGCTCAATAGTATTTTTCGTAATTTCATGAGATTGCTGACCCATCAATGTTTTAAACTCATCAATGTCGCTAGAAAGGTAAGAGCTGCTTACCCGACATTCGTATTCCTGATTTGCTTTTAAAACCTCTCCATCAATGTCTCGCACTTCTGATATTGGATTTAGTCCTGTATTAATTAATCTAGTATCCACGGCATCGTCCGGCTTTTCTGTGAAACTGTTCTGGTCCCACATATTTAAAAGCTCCTCAGTCCAGACCACAGTGTCAAACTCCGAAGCTGCTCCTGTCTGCTCCACATGGCCACCGGTATGCAAATCTGTgaacagtttaagaaaaaaatcatttacacACAACCGTTAATGTTAAAAATTACATTGTAAAAAGTTTTCACTTTAATTTGTTATTTCTTACCCACACATTTGTAGCTATCATTAAACCGAAGACGTTTCCTGCGTGAAATCGAACCGTTATTTgtactcacacacattcttggACGTTTTCCACGGGAAGCTGACATATCATCAGCACTTTGACTCTTTCCACAATGTGGCAGGCCCccaggactgctttttaaacatgGCTTAAATGCAGTCGAAGCGCCAGGTTCGCAAGCCGCGGAGGTACTGGGTGCTGCGTCAAATCCTGGCGGGTCAGAGCTGCTACAGAAAATAAGAGTTAGTATTACACGCCAACAACTAACACagaaaaatatacagtataaaacaGTCAACTCACACAATGGATTCTCATGACCTGCTGTGTTCACAGATTCTGtaacaaaataaattattttgacAATATCAGCaactacatataaataaaataataataagaaactGTGACAAACCTTCACAAAGTTGAGATAATCCTTCAATACTTCTAATAGCAAGGATCATTTCAAGATCAGATGTACCTAGACCAAGAAAATCCtgttaaacaaagaaaaattcTGATGCTGTTTGAATTTCTTATAACAGAATATTAGGCAAAAGTCTACGGCATGCAGCATACTCACCGAGAATGTTATAGTGTTTGTACTAAGTGCTGTTTAGttagctgtttggtggagaaggtcgaCCAGTTAGAAGTGCGTATCTGGGGATTATTAAGGGATAGGCAGCCAGAGGCAGTGTTAGCAGCTCCGGGTACCCTAGagagagttagcacccccttGACTCCGGTGTCAGAGCCCTCACAGCAGGGCGAATGGGAGACGACTCGGcggtctagccggaaagctaaggctaatgctaacgctgaggccaaagctagcccaccggaacaccacgctcctccgATTCGCGtatcaaacaggtttgccccgctcggtgaagcacccactgtgaagcctgttaaaagtaCTCTGGTCATAGGAGGCTCGATTGTTCGCTCAATTGaagttagctactcctttaggggcaccagcggttacagttagatgcttatcgggagccagagcgccggacattagtggcaaccttagattagctgataagagatattcAAGGATAGTCactcatgtaggggccaatgatatccgtctgcggcagtctgagacaactaaggctaatattagagaggtgattaaacaggcccagacaatgtcgatgccgtaatctgctctggccccatcccaatgcggcgcggcgctgaagcctacagcaggcttgcggcgttaaactgctggatgtccaagtggtgttccgaaaatcaagtgggctttatagacaattggttacgttttgagggcaagcctggtatTATAGGtggggatggtgtccaccccacgtgggagggtgctgccttactttcgtgcagcatagctcatagtctcttagttagttggcagagtagtgtaaaccgcTGCTCACAGTCCAGCGCCGgaaccaggccgcagacagacaggctaaactgaCCGTCTGCGATCCGtcttgaggcgtcacccaagatCAACTTTatagagactgtgtctttgccccgaataaaaattaaatttaatcatagaaaaactcaatcagtccgtttaaataacctaatgaacatatatccatgttctgatgatagcactaacacattagatctaaaacttggactacttaatataagatcactaaacccTAAAGCAGTtgtcgtaaatgaaattataagcaatcataaatttgactttttttgtcttactgaaacgtgggttagaccagatgaatatttagctttaaatgaagccacgcatgtaggctataattatgcacataggccaagattatcaggcaagggaggtggagtctgtataatataccaaaatactctcgatattagtcagaaacaatgtgacacttttacttcctttgaggtcctctctattcaTGTTACAAATCCGGTtacaaaaaagaaggcgttttcattatttaacatttacagaccaccagggccatactctgaatttataaaagaatttagtgacttcgctgcaaacctggctgtgtgcaacaataaagtaataatcgtaggggattttaatattcactttgagaaggtagacgacccattaaaaaaggcatttacctcaatcctagactctgttggttttacccaaaatgtaacagggcctacacactattGTAGTCATacattagatttagttttgacactaggtcttagacaagcttaatatcctaccacAAACCACAGCAATCTCCaaccattacttaatttcatatgagctacgacttaTACatatcataatatatatacgtcccctcgttattcaacaaagcgctcaataaaaccatctaccgccctacaatttatagaaaatcttcCAGAGTAATCAGCTCCAGTCTCCActgcatcagacccaatggaactagatttactaactgattatttagaaaataccttacaatccactttagaaaatgtggccccacttaaaataaaaagaataaggcagaaaaagctcaccccgtggtacaacgataaaacccggaccttaaaacaaacagctcagaAATTAGAGCCGAAATGGCAtcaaaccaaactggaagtgttccacactgcctggaaggacagccttatagagtatagaaatgctctcactaaagctcgctcagcatatctggccttgctgatcgagaaaaataagtataatcctagaatcctgatttcccaaatcacaaaaaatcaggcaggtactgaaccagaaattccagcaactctcactagtgaagtttttatggacttctttaataataaaattgaaagtattagacaacaaattcaacccacagtatcaaattcaaatccagcttggctgtcatctgacttggctgatgtagaacaaaacacagctgtagaaaagagcctggaaaccttttacccactcccacagctagagctagagaagatgatctcttctgcaaattgcataacctgcatactcgatgagtaattttgatggaattccaaagaagtactgccagtcattataaagCCTATATAAACCCtaactattgtaaactcgtcccttagtctgggccatgtacccaaagcttttaaactagcagttatcaaaccctgatcaagaaaccaaatcttgatgtcacctttttgtctaattacaggcctgtttctaacttaccgtttatatcaaagatcttagaaaaagcggtgacccaacaacttagttcatatctacacaagaaccatatatatgaaaaatttcaatctggattcaggccacaccacagcactgagacggctctagttaaggtAACTAacgatcttcttcttgcctctgatcaaggctacatatctctcttagtgctacttgaccttagcgcggctttcgatacaatagactacagtattctcttagaaaggttagaaaacatgtttggagtcacagggacgcccctatcatggttcagatcttacctaccTCCAAAGGTGCTGTTGGTGGGATGCTGTCCAGTGTGGGTTGGGTGATATTTTGCAGTGGTTGTGTCAGTATTTGACTTTACCAGAGTGCGGTGGTTTTATTGCACAGATGGTAGTTTGGATGTGAACaacttttttttagtaaaaCCCTTAAATAAACTTTGGTATTGTTGCCCTCTACTTTGTTTGCCATTTCTACTCATTCAGTTGAGACCCCTGTGAGTGGGCAAGGGTCACCCCAGTGATTGATGGTGTATGCAGGTGTGGGGTGGTTTTACCAGTGTTGATGTAATTGTCTTCGGGCTAAATTGGTACATCCCATCGCCTGTGTTGGTTAAAGCCGAGGGTCACTTTAGGGCAGCTTAGTATGGCTAGCGTGTGTCCAGCACAGTACCCCATTTTTCACTGAACAAGATAGTCAGGGTCCAATAGCATATATTCAGTCGGTGAGAGTACAAAGCACATCACTGGTAGGTTTAGGAGAAGTCTCCTTTAAAGTCTCCTTTAAATTTAAAGTTCGAAGAGCAGCAAGAGGCTAAAGCATTGCTTGAACAGTACACAACAGTCTTTAGCCATGAGATGGGGGATTTGGGGTGTACAACTCTTGTTGAGCATGAGATACATAGGCACAGTTAttagtaaccatggcgtaaactttcattgttatgcagacgatactcaactgtatatcagccaagcctgatgacaaatacagcttaaagaaaatggaggactgtgtaaaagacgtgaaaggctggatgtcacttAACGTCcgcctattaaacagtaacaaaacagaagttcgccttctgggtccaaaattagcaagaagtaaatgaccagatttaatcttaaatctcgtcgactttccagccacacctggctcagcagcaaaaattCTTGGCGTTacaatagattcagatttatcattcgatcaacacacaggcagcatcactaggacagcttttctacatcttcaacATTGCCAAGATGATAAATGCCCTGTCCTTGCATGATGCAGAAagactagtacatgcctttattacttctaggctagactactgtaacgcgctactgtcaggatgcaggagcaggaatttaaacaaactacAACTAATCCAGTACTTgcaagaccttgtttctcattatgagccatcacgaccactcagatcagagtgctggcttattattattattgggggaagagctttttcttataaagcccccaaactctggaatgatctacTAGAAACGGTTCGGGACTcggacacagtctcaatctttaagactaggctgaaaactcacttgttcggTTTAGCTTTTGGTTTGCTGCCAtgtctgtgtctccttctggttctctccttttagttaagctgtcatagtcagatctgctggagtcattagccacactttgtaaatgtttacattccctgtttatgtacaaacggatagaataaaacaaattccatctacctgctttctttccgagtatacaatcacccatctGTCCGGCTGGATACTGAAGGACGACcaactgccgagccctcctgctacccacttcagaccagctgccactacctgccttggactagctgcccaccctacattgatgttctcatagactcctagttattcctaataccaatattactgctattaatattagtaatataatcacttgtaggtagtttgaccagagcaggatgggtcccccctggtgagcctgtttcctcccaaggtttcttcctcagttctgagggagtttttccttgccaccgttgcccctggcttgcccactggggggtttctgtacattacattacagtcctgttgaaactttgacttttccgaaattctgtaaagctgctttgtgacaacattcgTTGtcaaaagcgctatacaaataaatttgatttgatttggagTCCATGGCTTCGATCAGTTTTTCTTAACAGCAAAGGTTGGAGTTGAAAGTACGTGGGGCCGCTATTGCATTGCTCTATATACCATTTTCTCATTTGCCACACCTCTTCTTGTTTCTGTAAGGAAAACCTGGTTTTAGCCTGGCCCAAActgatttaatacatttaaaaaatgggaACCTGCCACATTATGTAGAAATGCACACAATGAAAAGGAATCTGAAATTCCAGGTGGATACTGAAGGTCTTATTCACTTCGGGCCAGGACAATTACATATCCTACCCAGAGAAATAGTCTCCCCCTGTAAGGAAAACCTGATATTAACCTGGCCCAAACTGATTTAATGCGTTAAAATAACTGGCAACATATCACATTATGCAGTAATGCACACAATGAAATGAATAAGTGAACTTTATAAAATGTCTATGTCGAGTTATAACTGACACACGTGCTCTGTGGCTTCATGCCCCCATGTGCATTTCTGCTAACAGGAGGCTGATAACCTgcatgtatgagagagagagcagtgtg is drawn from Pygocentrus nattereri isolate fPygNat1 chromosome 10, fPygNat1.pri, whole genome shotgun sequence and contains these coding sequences:
- the LOC108436992 gene encoding uncharacterized protein LOC108436992 isoform X2 — its product is MPLTLASLTHYTGEPVCGALGLTSLELLNYMDPMLSPVALQGLPSLKSLTVQYRGWTLDSSLCHLKTWLSMLPLLSELSISLGYQLGAYANSVPGTVQSLSLKGVVGELKALWEMAQKVPDLLCLHLDLCCHERHSFIAEVPQLFPKLQILKIRHHNVPETEFLQLSQMSYLKCVEVLDPHNLSPNSALMDLTHKLHIQTNNRVHVIYSSEPKDRNVCFCAKSCFNFSVPP